A single genomic interval of Streptomyces sp. 1222.5 harbors:
- a CDS encoding sigma-70 family RNA polymerase sigma factor produces the protein MSAQHGAGSAALVIAAREGDTQAQDALVNAYLPLVYNIVGRALNGSVDVDDVVQETMLRALHGLDGLRTPERFRSWLVAIAMNQVRTHWQDRQNAPGAVDEAQELADPGADFVDLTVMQLQLSGQRQETARATRWLEPDDRGLLSLWWLECASELTRTEVAAALDLSTQHTAVRVQRMKAQLEAARVVVRALDARPQCEELGVVLASWDGLPSALWRKRIARHARECVRCSGLWSGLMPAEGLLAGLALVGVSSALLASVRSTTGGMAAAGSATPIGASAGTGPGRGRAASRTESLRRRRMRRRAVSAAVVAACVAGGGFWYFGTDSGDGAAGTTAERAEATPIVDLSAPSPEESSPSASASPSPSASKPKKARASNSPSPTPKKTTPAPRRSTPPAPVPAGTPQSQPAPSDTVGQVVALVNKERATAGCGPLTEDPQLEKAAQNHSDDMAARGFFDHTNPDGADPGQRITATGYRWSTEGENIAQGQQTAASVMESWMNSPGHRANILNCSFKNIGVGVHKGAGGPWWTQDFGTRM, from the coding sequence ATGAGCGCACAGCACGGGGCGGGGTCGGCGGCGTTGGTGATCGCCGCGCGAGAGGGGGACACGCAGGCCCAGGACGCCCTGGTCAACGCGTACCTCCCGCTGGTCTACAACATCGTCGGGCGGGCGCTGAACGGCTCGGTGGACGTCGACGACGTGGTGCAGGAGACCATGCTGCGCGCCCTGCACGGCCTGGACGGGCTGCGGACTCCGGAGCGCTTCCGCTCCTGGCTCGTCGCGATCGCGATGAACCAGGTGCGCACGCACTGGCAGGACCGGCAGAACGCCCCGGGCGCCGTGGACGAGGCCCAGGAACTGGCGGACCCGGGCGCCGACTTCGTGGACCTGACGGTGATGCAGCTCCAGCTCTCCGGGCAGCGCCAGGAGACGGCGCGCGCGACGCGCTGGCTGGAGCCGGACGACCGCGGTCTGCTGTCGCTGTGGTGGCTGGAGTGCGCCAGCGAGCTGACCCGGACCGAGGTCGCCGCCGCCCTGGACCTGTCGACCCAGCACACCGCCGTCCGTGTGCAGCGGATGAAGGCGCAGCTCGAGGCCGCCCGCGTGGTGGTACGGGCGCTCGACGCGCGGCCCCAGTGCGAGGAGCTCGGGGTCGTGCTCGCGTCCTGGGACGGCCTGCCCTCGGCGCTGTGGCGCAAACGAATAGCCAGGCACGCCCGCGAGTGCGTGCGCTGCTCCGGCCTGTGGTCCGGACTGATGCCCGCGGAGGGGCTGCTGGCCGGACTGGCGCTGGTCGGAGTCTCGTCCGCCCTGCTCGCGAGCGTGCGCTCCACCACCGGCGGGATGGCCGCCGCCGGTTCCGCGACCCCGATCGGCGCGTCCGCCGGTACGGGCCCGGGCCGGGGCCGCGCGGCCTCCCGCACCGAGTCGCTGCGCCGGCGGCGCATGCGGCGCCGGGCCGTCAGCGCCGCCGTCGTGGCGGCCTGCGTCGCCGGCGGCGGCTTCTGGTACTTCGGCACGGACTCCGGTGACGGCGCCGCTGGTACGACCGCCGAGCGCGCGGAAGCCACCCCCATAGTGGACCTCTCGGCGCCCAGCCCCGAGGAGAGTTCGCCCTCGGCCTCGGCGTCACCGTCGCCCTCCGCCTCGAAGCCGAAGAAGGCACGCGCCTCCAATTCACCGAGCCCCACCCCGAAGAAGACGACGCCCGCCCCCAGGCGTTCCACCCCGCCGGCTCCCGTGCCGGCCGGTACACCGCAGTCCCAGCCGGCGCCGTCGGACACCGTCGGGCAGGTGGTCGCCCTGGTGAACAAGGAACGCGCGACCGCCGGCTGCGGTCCGCTCACCGAGGACCCGCAACTGGAGAAGGCGGCCCAGAACCACTCCGACGACATGGCCGCGCGCGGCTTCTTCGACCACACCAACCCCGACGGCGCCGACCCCGGGCAGCGCATCACCGCGACGGGCTACCGCTGGTCCACGGAGGGCGAGAACATCGCGCAAGGGCAGCAGACCGCCGCCTCCGTGATGGAGTCCTGGATGAACAGTCCCGGGCACCGCGCGAACATCCTGAACTGCTCCTTCAAGAACATCGGCGTGGGCGTCCACAAGGGCGCGGGCGGTCCGTGGTGGACACAGGACTTCGGTACCCGGATGTGA
- a CDS encoding TetR/AcrR family transcriptional regulator: MPNEIAPAGLRERKKAETRRLLLEGAARLFRERGFEATTVADIAAHANVSVRTFFRYFESKEALLLPDGVEIFAYVENALAGRPADEEPLDAVCNALLEAAEPFAASTLSALSHPLEDIENVVTARLVQAFSDFEERLTALVRRRLPPDAPDADLEAAVIACAALSAVRAVLRTRRARRATGPTDTGPATLLRAFRILRGIGTR; this comes from the coding sequence ATGCCGAACGAGATCGCCCCCGCCGGACTGCGCGAGCGCAAGAAGGCGGAGACGCGGCGCCTGCTGCTGGAGGGAGCCGCGCGCCTGTTCCGCGAGCGGGGCTTCGAGGCCACGACGGTCGCGGACATCGCCGCTCACGCGAACGTCTCGGTACGCACGTTCTTCCGCTACTTCGAGAGCAAGGAAGCGCTGCTGCTGCCCGACGGCGTCGAGATCTTCGCGTACGTGGAGAACGCCCTGGCCGGGCGTCCGGCGGACGAGGAGCCCCTGGACGCGGTGTGCAACGCCCTGCTGGAGGCGGCCGAGCCGTTCGCGGCCTCCACCCTGTCCGCCCTCAGTCATCCGCTGGAGGACATCGAGAACGTCGTCACGGCCCGCCTCGTGCAGGCCTTCTCCGACTTCGAGGAGCGGCTGACCGCCCTGGTCCGGCGCCGGCTCCCGCCGGACGCTCCGGACGCCGACCTGGAGGCGGCCGTCATCGCGTGCGCCGCACTGTCCGCGGTACGTGCCGTCCTGCGGACGCGCCGGGCGCGCCGTGCGACCGGTCCGACGGACACGGGCCCGGCGACCCTGCTGCGGGCCTTCCGCATCCTGCGGGGCATCGGCACCCGGTAA
- a CDS encoding MMPL family transporter, giving the protein MPRSSPHLPAPAEAPAGPRPPAGPAPAPGGLGRLGAFCARHPAAVIAGWLLVLAAALAGRHLAAPTFSDQVSLPGTASHTGADLLARSLPDAGRPNGKVVFHTGSGTVGDRRSAVDRTVAELRDLPHVTAASALVTSDDGRTAYTTVSFDEQLKSLGHDYTARLDEATAPARAAGLGVAYGGDLEQVVREPADDKLSEGVGVATALVILLLAFGSVLAALLPLVTALISVGVGLGIVGVVAATLSLATSATTLAGMIGLGVGIDYALFLTTRFRQDLVEGRDPVEAAARTAHTSGRAVLIAALTVAVAMLSLYACGLTFIGKIGLAATLAVVVTAAAALTLVPAALGLVGRRIDRLRVRRPVAESTGARDGWHRYAGLVSRRPWTFLVVGLTVLGLCSVPLLSMRLGHVDAGADRAGSSTRTAYDWIAHADGPGFGPGANGPVLVVVDVSRATTPADRISQDLTAALRGTPGVASVSPVRASPDGKVLATTVTPATGPQDQETGALLDTLSGRTLPKALDGTGAKACPTGSVAGQADFRATIGERLPLVIGIVLVLAFLLLTTVFRSVVIPLKAVVLNLLTTAASYGVLVAVFQWGWGDSLLGLSEPVPIESYVPMMMFAIVFGLSMDYEIFLLSRIAEAWNRTGDNRLSVGEGLSSTARVISAAAFIMTAVFLSFTASPTVVVKMLALGLAISVIVDATVVRLVLVPSAMFLMGRANWWIPRRLDRLLPHVHA; this is encoded by the coding sequence GTGCCCCGTTCCTCGCCCCACCTCCCGGCGCCGGCCGAAGCGCCCGCCGGTCCGCGTCCACCGGCCGGACCCGCGCCCGCGCCCGGCGGACTCGGCCGCCTCGGCGCCTTCTGCGCCCGGCACCCCGCAGCCGTCATCGCCGGCTGGCTGCTGGTCCTCGCCGCGGCCCTTGCCGGCCGGCACCTGGCCGCCCCCACGTTCAGCGATCAGGTCAGCCTGCCCGGCACCGCCTCCCACACCGGTGCCGACCTCCTGGCCCGGTCCCTGCCCGACGCGGGCAGGCCCAACGGCAAGGTCGTCTTCCACACCGGCTCCGGCACCGTGGGCGACCGGCGGTCCGCCGTGGACCGGACCGTGGCCGAGCTGCGCGACCTGCCGCACGTCACTGCCGCCTCCGCGCTCGTGACCAGCGACGACGGGCGTACCGCGTACACCACCGTCTCCTTCGACGAGCAGCTGAAGAGCCTCGGTCACGACTACACCGCGCGGCTGGACGAGGCGACGGCGCCCGCCCGGGCGGCGGGGCTGGGCGTCGCGTACGGCGGCGACCTCGAACAGGTGGTGCGGGAACCGGCCGACGACAAGCTCAGCGAGGGTGTGGGTGTCGCCACCGCCCTCGTCATCCTGCTGCTGGCCTTCGGCAGTGTCCTCGCCGCGCTGCTGCCCCTGGTCACCGCCCTGATCAGCGTCGGCGTCGGTCTCGGCATCGTGGGCGTCGTCGCCGCCACCCTCTCCCTCGCCACCTCCGCCACGACCCTCGCGGGCATGATCGGCCTAGGCGTCGGCATCGACTACGCCCTGTTCCTGACCACGCGCTTCCGGCAGGACCTCGTCGAGGGGCGCGATCCGGTCGAGGCCGCGGCACGCACCGCCCACACCAGCGGACGTGCCGTGCTCATCGCCGCCCTGACCGTGGCCGTCGCCATGCTCAGCCTCTACGCCTGCGGACTGACCTTCATCGGGAAGATCGGGCTGGCGGCCACCCTCGCCGTCGTCGTGACCGCCGCTGCCGCCCTCACCCTGGTCCCGGCCGCCCTGGGACTGGTCGGCCGGCGCATCGACCGGCTGCGGGTGCGCCGCCCGGTGGCCGAGAGCACGGGAGCGCGCGACGGCTGGCACCGCTACGCCGGACTCGTCTCCCGGCGCCCGTGGACCTTCCTGGTCGTCGGCCTCACGGTCCTGGGCCTGTGCTCCGTGCCCCTGCTGTCGATGCGCCTCGGCCACGTCGACGCCGGCGCGGACCGGGCCGGCAGCAGCACGCGTACGGCGTACGACTGGATCGCGCACGCCGACGGGCCGGGCTTCGGACCGGGGGCGAACGGACCCGTCCTCGTCGTCGTCGACGTGAGCCGGGCGACGACACCCGCCGACCGGATCTCCCAGGACCTGACCGCCGCCCTCCGGGGCACCCCCGGCGTCGCGTCCGTGAGCCCCGTCAGGGCGAGCCCGGACGGAAAGGTCCTCGCCACCACGGTCACCCCGGCCACCGGCCCGCAGGACCAGGAGACCGGCGCCCTGCTCGACACCCTGTCCGGGCGGACGCTGCCGAAGGCCCTCGACGGCACGGGAGCGAAGGCCTGTCCGACCGGCAGTGTGGCCGGCCAGGCGGACTTCCGCGCCACCATCGGCGAGCGGCTGCCCCTCGTCATCGGCATCGTCCTGGTCCTCGCCTTCCTGCTGCTGACGACCGTCTTCCGCAGTGTGGTGATCCCCCTCAAGGCCGTCGTCCTCAACCTCCTCACCACGGCCGCTTCCTACGGCGTGCTCGTGGCGGTCTTCCAATGGGGCTGGGGGGACTCGCTGCTGGGCCTGTCCGAGCCGGTGCCCATCGAGTCGTACGTCCCGATGATGATGTTCGCCATCGTCTTCGGACTGTCCATGGACTACGAGATCTTCCTGCTGTCCCGGATCGCGGAAGCCTGGAACCGCACCGGCGACAACAGGCTCTCCGTGGGGGAGGGGCTGTCCTCGACGGCGCGTGTCATCTCGGCCGCCGCCTTCATCATGACCGCGGTGTTCCTGTCGTTCACCGCCTCGCCCACCGTGGTCGTGAAGATGCTCGCGCTGGGACTGGCGATCAGTGTGATCGTCGACGCGACGGTGGTCAGGCTGGTCCTGGTGCCGTCGGCCATGTTCCTCATGGGCAGGGCGAACTGGTGGATACCCCGCCGGCTCGACCGGCTCCTGCCGCACGTGCACGCCTGA
- a CDS encoding LmeA family phospholipid-binding protein — MILNRRGRTLTLVAAAATLAAVVCATDLLVEHRTEAKVADQASRSLRPDGPVHVDLTTSLAGLRTLGGDVGDVEVSAEGVHRQHAVMDVTVRLKDVTTDGRSAGGTATATVGYDQVTRRLGALGDGLTAGGRDGDLVLGGSVGTLGLPVTVRAKVSTTSDAFTITPTTVGVLGRNVPVDDLDALPAASGLRDRLKPRTVAVTGLPRGVALTSAHATGDGLALDFSIAAGPTPKGDGEAA; from the coding sequence GTGATCCTCAACCGCCGAGGCAGGACCCTCACCCTGGTCGCGGCCGCCGCGACACTGGCCGCCGTCGTCTGCGCGACCGATCTCCTCGTCGAGCACCGGACCGAGGCGAAGGTCGCCGACCAGGCGTCGCGCAGTCTGCGCCCCGACGGGCCGGTGCACGTCGACCTCACCACCTCGCTCGCCGGACTGCGCACCCTCGGCGGAGACGTCGGTGACGTGGAGGTGAGCGCCGAGGGCGTACACCGCCAGCACGCCGTGATGGACGTGACCGTCCGGCTGAAGGACGTCACGACGGACGGCCGCAGCGCCGGCGGCACCGCCACCGCCACCGTCGGATACGACCAGGTGACCCGGCGCCTGGGGGCACTCGGTGACGGGCTGACGGCCGGCGGCCGGGACGGGGACCTGGTCCTCGGCGGCAGCGTCGGGACCCTGGGGCTGCCGGTCACCGTGCGGGCGAAGGTGTCCACCACGTCCGACGCCTTCACCATCACGCCCACCACGGTCGGCGTCCTCGGCCGGAACGTGCCGGTCGACGACCTCGACGCCCTGCCGGCCGCGTCCGGGCTCAGGGACCGGCTGAAGCCCCGCACGGTCGCCGTCACCGGACTGCCCCGCGGGGTAGCGCTGACCTCCGCCCACGCCACCGGCGACGGCCTCGCCCTGGACTTCTCGATAGCCGCGGGCCCCACACCGAAGGGAGACGGGGAGGCCGCCTGA
- the msrA gene encoding peptide-methionine (S)-S-oxide reductase MsrA, giving the protein MTVGTERAVLAGGCFWGMQDLIRKQPGVVGTRVGYSGGDTPNATYRNHGDHAEAIEILFDPTATSYRDILEFFFQIHDPTTRDRQGNDLGRSYRSAVYYTDEEQHRVAVDTIADVEASGLWPGKVVTEVEPVGDFWEAEPEHQDYLERYPNGYTCHFPRPNWKLPRRTPSATN; this is encoded by the coding sequence ATGACAGTGGGAACCGAGCGAGCCGTGCTGGCGGGCGGTTGTTTCTGGGGCATGCAGGACCTGATCCGCAAGCAGCCGGGTGTCGTGGGCACGCGCGTCGGCTACAGCGGCGGTGACACGCCGAACGCCACGTACCGCAACCACGGCGACCATGCCGAGGCCATCGAGATCCTCTTCGATCCCACGGCCACCAGCTACCGCGACATCCTGGAGTTCTTCTTCCAGATCCACGACCCGACGACGCGGGACCGCCAGGGCAACGACCTCGGGCGAAGCTACCGGTCCGCCGTCTATTACACCGACGAGGAGCAGCACCGCGTCGCCGTGGACACCATCGCGGACGTCGAGGCGAGCGGTCTGTGGCCGGGCAAGGTCGTCACGGAGGTCGAGCCGGTGGGCGACTTCTGGGAGGCGGAGCCCGAGCACCAGGACTACCTGGAGCGCTACCCCAACGGGTACACCTGCCACTTCCCGCGCCCGAACTGGAAGCTGCCGCGCCGCACTCCGTCCGCCACGAACTGA
- a CDS encoding glutathione-independent formaldehyde dehydrogenase, whose protein sequence is MKAVVYEKPFSVTVRDVDDPQIQHPNDVLVRVTSTAICGSDLHMYEGRTAAEAGIVFGHENLGIVEEVGSGVTSLSQGDRVVMPFNVACGFCKNCLAGKTGFCLTVNPGFAGGAYGYVAMGPYKGGQAELLRVPFADFNCLKLPPGDEFETDFVLLADIFPTGYHGCELAQVTPGESVAVYGAGPVGLMAAYSALLRGASKVFSVDRVPERLAKAEEIGAIPIDFTKGDPAEQIREQTGGEGTDKGVDAVGYQAQSHDTSHEEPAIVLNELVMTVRPTGMLGIPGLYVPSDPGGPDEHAKQGQLLVSIGKMFEKGQQMGTGQCNVKRYNRQLRDMIIAGRAKPSFVVSHELPLEDAPLAYEKFDKRIEGYTKVVLHPGHALAA, encoded by the coding sequence GTGAAAGCCGTCGTCTACGAAAAGCCGTTCAGCGTGACGGTGAGGGACGTCGATGATCCGCAGATCCAGCACCCGAACGACGTGCTGGTGAGGGTCACGTCGACCGCGATATGCGGTTCCGACCTGCATATGTACGAGGGCCGCACCGCAGCGGAGGCCGGCATCGTCTTCGGGCACGAGAACCTCGGCATCGTCGAGGAGGTCGGCAGCGGTGTGACCTCCTTGTCCCAGGGTGACCGCGTGGTCATGCCGTTCAACGTGGCCTGTGGGTTCTGCAAGAACTGCCTCGCCGGGAAGACCGGGTTCTGTCTGACGGTCAATCCGGGCTTCGCCGGCGGAGCCTACGGCTATGTCGCGATGGGCCCCTACAAGGGCGGCCAGGCCGAGCTGCTGCGGGTGCCGTTCGCGGACTTCAACTGCTTGAAGCTGCCGCCGGGCGACGAATTCGAGACCGACTTCGTGCTGCTCGCCGACATCTTCCCGACCGGGTACCACGGATGCGAACTCGCCCAGGTCACCCCGGGTGAGAGCGTGGCCGTCTACGGCGCGGGCCCCGTGGGTCTGATGGCCGCCTACTCCGCGCTGTTGCGGGGCGCGTCGAAGGTGTTCTCCGTGGACCGCGTGCCCGAGCGGCTCGCCAAGGCGGAGGAGATCGGGGCGATCCCCATCGACTTCACCAAGGGCGACCCGGCCGAACAGATCAGGGAACAGACGGGAGGCGAGGGAACCGACAAGGGCGTGGACGCCGTCGGCTACCAGGCCCAGTCGCACGACACGAGCCACGAGGAACCGGCCATCGTCCTCAACGAACTCGTCATGACGGTCCGGCCCACCGGCATGCTCGGCATACCGGGTCTGTACGTGCCCTCCGACCCGGGCGGACCCGACGAGCACGCCAAGCAGGGCCAGCTGCTGGTCTCCATCGGCAAGATGTTCGAGAAGGGCCAGCAGATGGGCACCGGTCAGTGCAACGTCAAGCGGTACAACCGCCAGTTGCGCGACATGATCATCGCCGGGCGGGCCAAGCCCAGCTTCGTGGTCTCCCACGAGCTGCCGCTGGAGGACGCCCCGTTGGCGTACGAGAAGTTCGACAAGCGGATCGAGGGCTACACCAAGGTGGTGCTGCACCCGGGTCACGCACTCGCCGCGTGA
- a CDS encoding S8 family peptidase — translation MTAHHKRIGRAKTVTAIAAAATVAGTALYVTPAAQADQPAEGVVYGLNAEGAVSGSYIVLLDQKTSGAEKQDLAQEYGGQISRTYGSSVNGFSADSLSETEAKRLAADPAVATVVQNKKFHIDATQDKPPSWGLDRIDQKDTAGDGKYTYPDKGGEGVTAYVIDTGVRISHKDFGGRAAYGFDAVDKDDTADDGNGHGTHVAGTIAGTAHGVAKKAKIVAVRVLDDNGSGTTEQVVAGIDWVTKNHKGPSVANMSLGGGVDQALDAAVGKAIASGVTFAVAVGNESADAGQSSPARVPEAITVASSTKDDAQSDFSNFGKTVDLYAPGSDITSDWNDSDEGTKTISGTSMATPHVTGAAAVYLAGHPDATPAQVASALTGGATADKITNPSSGTANKLLKVIE, via the coding sequence TTGACGGCGCATCACAAACGCATAGGCAGGGCCAAGACCGTCACCGCGATCGCGGCCGCCGCAACCGTCGCGGGCACCGCCCTGTACGTGACCCCCGCCGCGCAGGCGGACCAGCCCGCGGAAGGCGTGGTCTACGGCCTGAACGCCGAAGGAGCCGTGTCCGGCAGCTACATCGTCCTGCTGGACCAGAAGACCTCGGGCGCCGAGAAGCAGGACCTGGCCCAGGAGTACGGCGGCCAGATCAGCCGGACCTACGGCTCGTCGGTCAACGGGTTCTCCGCGGACAGCCTCAGCGAGACGGAGGCCAAACGCCTGGCCGCCGACCCGGCGGTCGCCACGGTGGTGCAGAACAAGAAGTTCCACATCGACGCCACCCAGGACAAGCCGCCGTCCTGGGGGCTGGACCGCATCGACCAGAAGGACACCGCGGGCGACGGCAAGTACACCTACCCCGACAAGGGCGGCGAGGGGGTGACCGCGTACGTCATCGACACCGGCGTACGCATCAGCCACAAGGACTTCGGCGGCCGTGCCGCCTACGGGTTCGACGCGGTCGACAAGGACGACACCGCCGACGACGGCAACGGTCATGGCACCCACGTGGCCGGAACCATCGCCGGTACGGCCCACGGTGTGGCCAAGAAGGCCAAGATCGTCGCGGTCAGGGTCCTCGACGACAACGGCTCCGGCACCACCGAGCAGGTCGTCGCCGGCATCGACTGGGTGACCAAGAACCACAAGGGTCCGTCCGTCGCCAACATGAGCCTCGGCGGAGGCGTCGACCAGGCCCTCGACGCGGCGGTCGGCAAGGCCATCGCCTCGGGCGTGACGTTCGCGGTCGCCGTCGGCAACGAGTCGGCGGACGCCGGCCAGAGCTCCCCGGCGAGAGTCCCCGAGGCCATCACGGTCGCGTCCAGCACCAAGGACGACGCGCAGTCGGACTTCTCCAACTTCGGCAAGACGGTGGACCTGTACGCCCCCGGCTCGGACATCACCTCCGACTGGAACGACAGCGACGAGGGCACCAAGACGATCTCCGGCACCTCGATGGCCACCCCCCACGTCACGGGCGCCGCCGCCGTCTACCTGGCCGGGCACCCGGACGCCACCCCGGCCCAGGTCGCCTCCGCCCTCACCGGCGGTGCGACCGCCGACAAGATCACCAACCCGAGCAGCGGCACGGCCAACAAGCTGCTCAAGGTCATCGAGTAG
- a CDS encoding iron chaperone: MKERAREVGPAARGGSKADRAAADQAAVLAKIAEMRDSDRAMAERLHAVVKAHAPGLAPKLWYGMPAYAEHGKVVCFFQSAKKFGARYATLGFSDRARLDDGTMWPAAYALRELTAADEARIGALVRQAVG; this comes from the coding sequence ATGAAGGAGCGTGCCCGGGAGGTCGGGCCGGCCGCACGCGGAGGATCGAAGGCGGACCGGGCGGCGGCGGACCAGGCGGCCGTCCTGGCGAAGATCGCCGAGATGCGGGACTCGGACCGGGCCATGGCCGAGCGGCTCCACGCCGTCGTCAAGGCGCACGCGCCCGGCCTCGCGCCGAAGCTCTGGTACGGGATGCCCGCGTACGCCGAGCACGGCAAGGTCGTCTGCTTCTTCCAGAGCGCGAAGAAGTTCGGCGCCAGGTACGCGACGCTCGGCTTCAGCGACAGGGCCCGCCTCGACGACGGCACCATGTGGCCGGCCGCGTACGCCCTGAGGGAACTGACCGCCGCCGACGAGGCGAGGATCGGCGCGCTGGTACGCCAGGCGGTGGGCTGA
- a CDS encoding carboxymuconolactone decarboxylase family protein: MQSRMQNPAVVLSDAMRPVQEIFKAVHSGGVDGRTLELVHLRVSQINGCSACVDAGVKSARKAGVDDEGLATVAAWREAPYFSDEERAALALAEAATRLADRPDPVSDEVWDTAATYYDEKQLAAIVLMIGVTNLFNRLNATTRQIAGAWG; this comes from the coding sequence ATGCAGTCTCGTATGCAGAACCCCGCCGTCGTCCTGTCCGACGCGATGCGGCCCGTTCAGGAGATCTTCAAGGCCGTGCACTCCGGTGGGGTGGACGGGCGGACGCTGGAGCTGGTGCATCTGCGGGTGAGCCAGATCAACGGCTGCAGCGCGTGTGTCGACGCCGGGGTCAAGTCCGCCCGCAAGGCGGGGGTGGACGACGAGGGGCTGGCCACGGTCGCCGCCTGGCGTGAGGCGCCGTACTTCAGCGACGAGGAGCGTGCGGCCCTCGCCCTCGCCGAGGCCGCGACGCGGCTGGCCGACCGTCCCGACCCGGTGAGCGACGAGGTCTGGGACACGGCCGCCACCTACTACGACGAGAAGCAGCTCGCCGCGATCGTGCTGATGATCGGCGTCACCAACCTGTTCAACCGGCTCAACGCCACGACCCGCCAGATCGCCGGCGCTTGGGGCTGA